A genomic region of Entelurus aequoreus isolate RoL-2023_Sb linkage group LG19, RoL_Eaeq_v1.1, whole genome shotgun sequence contains the following coding sequences:
- the LOC133634825 gene encoding C2 calcium-dependent domain-containing protein 4C has product MWVLDKIRGSVETGVLRQGESGDKKGVAPPYSNVLTPDKIPDFFIPPKLVSCAPEPEVPAAKPKETLQPPEQTISSGRKISGPKSPRLVAKLAGDTKNLLKAANRHIIQIESADDVPGDTNADPQSQTAMSLPYVPKTQTSYGFATLKESPHTRRKESLFHCDISSPITSPNIQRKTSKDGGGGNHLNPADCNASHMNPYRYFSGGESDTCSSAESSPFSSPLLSRSASLLKIFTHETQAKVVKAKRTFARHSSLSTDECSSAEPSPSLQRRLHIPSFHCAAPAPEHGLQRQHTINLHKGGTLRICADYDAGTSRLRMRVLAAECLYDKHCDIKGINCCVSVYLNPGKVQKQRSNIIKNSRNPVFNEDFFFDAISSLQVNNLSVKFKVVNKGTSLKRDTLLGEREVLLTKLLSGV; this is encoded by the coding sequence ATGTGGGTCCTGGATAAAATCCGCGGGTCGGTGGAGACGGGCGTGCTGCGTCAGGGTGAGAGCGGCGACAAGAAAGGCGTGGCCCCGCCCTACTCCAACGTCCTCACCCCAGACAAGATCCCGGACTTCTTCATCCCGCCAAAGCTGGTCAGCTGTGCTCCAGAGCCTGAGGTTCCGGCGGCGAAGCCCAAGGAGACTCTGCAGCCGCCGGAGCAAACCATCAGCAGCGGGAGAAAGATCAGCGGTCCAAAGAGCCCGCGTCTGGTCGCCAAGCTGGCGGGAGACACCAAGAACCTCCTGAAGGCGGCCAATCGTCACATCATTCAGATCGAGAGCGCCGACGACGTCCCCGGCGACACCAACGCCGACCCCCAGTCGCAGACCGCCATGTCTCTCCCCTACGTCCCCAAGACCCAAACTTCGTACGGATTCGCCACCCTGAAGGAAAGCCCCCACACCCGCCGCAAGGAGTCTCTGTTCCACTGTGACATCAGCAGTCCCATCACGTCCCCCAACATCCAGAGGAAGACCAGCAAGGACGGCGGCGGCGGAAACCACCTGAACCCGGCCGACTGCAACGCCTCCCACATGAACCCCTACCGCTACTTCAGCGGCGGCGAGAGCGACACCTGCTCCTCGGCCGAGTCGTCCCCCTTCAGCTCGCCTCTGCTGTCGCGCTCCGCCTCGCTACTGAAGATCTTCACACACGAGACGCAGGCCAAGGTGGTGAAGGCCAAGCGCACCTTCGCCCGCCACAGCTCCCTCTCCACCGACGAGTGCAGCTCGGCCGAGCCCAGCCCCAGCCTCCAGCGCCGCCTGCACATCCCCTCCTTTCACTGCGCCGCACCGGCGCCGGAGCACGGCCTGCAGCGCCAGCACACCATCAACCTGCACAAGGGCGGCACCCTCAGGATCTGCGCCGACTACGACGCCGGCACCTCCCGCCTGCGCATGCGGGTGCTGGCGGCCGAGTGTCTGTACGACAAGCACTGCGACATCAAGGGCATCAACTGCTGCGTCTCCGTCTACCTGAACCCCGGCAAGGTGCAGAAGCAGAGGAGCAACATCATCAAGAACAGTCGCAACCCCGTCTTCAACGAGGACTTCTTTTTCGACGCCATCAGCTCGCTGCAGGTCAACAACCTGTCGGTCAAGTTCAAAGTGGTCAACAAAGGAACCAGCCTGAAGAGGGACACGCTGCTGGGGGAGCGCGAGGTCCTCCTCACCAAGCTGCTCTCGGGGGTCTAA